A window of Synechococcus sp. WH 8109 genomic DNA:
CAGCCCATGAACCGGTGCAGGCCACCGGCCGCTGCCACGATCTCCTCGCCCGGTTGCAAGTGCAGGTGGTAGGTGTTCGAGAGCACCATCTGTGCTCCCGTGCGTCCCAGTTGCTCCGTGCTGATGCCCTTGACGGTGGCCAGGGTTCCCACCGGCATGAAGCGTGGTGTGTGCACCGGCCCATGCGGGGTCTTAAAGGTGCCGCACCGTGCTGATGTGTTGGCGCAATGCGCGTTGATTTCGAAGCCGAACACGACTGATCCGCCTCTGCATTGACCCTACGGTGAGAGCCGATTGCATCCGTCGCGTTATTCCCAGGATTGTTCCGCCCTGGCTTTCCGATCTGGCGGGAGCCTGGATCTTCTACACGGTGCTGCCCGCATGGCCCTGGCCGCAGCCCTCGTTTCATCGCATTGCCCGCTTCGCCCCCTGGATGGGGCTGCTGATCGGTGCGCTGCAAGCCCTGCTCTGGATCGTTCTGTCCAGGCTCTCCTGGCCTCCGGCGGCCTGTGCCCTTTGCGTGGTGGCTCTCGGCATACAGCTCAGTGGTGGGTTGCACCACGACGGCCTGATCGATACGGCGGATGGCCTTGGGGCGCCAGCGGAGCGGCGGCTCGAGGCGATGGAGGACAGCCGGGTGGGCGCCAGTGGCGTACTGGCTCTCGTGATGGTGCTGCTGCTGCAGGTTGCTGCATTGATCCACCTGGGGGGGCAGGCCCCGCTCGGGCTTTGCCTGGCTGCGTTCTGGGCCCGGGTGGCACCGCTCTGGGCCATGGCACGTTTCGACTATCTCCGAGCTGATGGAACCGCAGCGTTTCATCGCGAGCACGGCAGGCCGCTCAGGGATGCAGTGCCCGCACTTCTGGTGGTGGTTCTCTTGGCCGGTTGGGTGGGGGCCATGCCCCTTCTCCTGGGGGGCGTGGTGGCTCTGGTTGTAGCCCAGAGCCTCGGGCGACGCCTGGGGGGGCACACCGGTGACAGCTATGGAGCAGTTCTTGTGCTCACCGAGATGATCACGTTGTTGGGTCAGGCCATGCTCCTGCCGGCCAGCTGAGGACGAATGCATTGCCCTGAGCGGGCAGATCCGGGGCGATCGTGGAAGGCTCCACGCAGAGCATGAGCTTGCGGCCCTGCTGCTCCGCCAGGGAGCGTGCAAGGGCGAGCCCAAGGCCGGTTCCCGCCCGGTCCTGTCCGGTGGACCCCCGTGCTCCCCGCTCGAAAATCAGGTCGCGCTCCCCCATGGGAATCGGTGGCCCGTTGTCCCAGACGCAGAGCCCATCGGGTAACAGGCACAGCCCCACGCTGCAGCCCGCTGGGCTGTAGCGGAAGGCATTCTCAAGGAGGTTGGCGACGATCTCCGCGATCGTTCCGTCTTGGGACGGTTGATCAATCCACTGGGGCCACACGTGCGGACCCCGCCAGGGGCGGCCCTGCAGGCTTGCCGTCGCTTCCGCCCGCTCCAGCAGAGGCATCAGCAGGGTTTGCATGGTGGCCTCACCTTCGGCAGGCCCGGGGGGCAACAGGGTGGGGCCAACGGGTTCCTGTTGGGGGAGACGTTGTTGCCCGAGGCCATCGAGCACATCGATGTACTGGCCGAGTTGGCGTTGTTCCGAGAGCATTCCCTCCACGAGTGGACGGTGGGAGCTGTCGGCTTCGAGCCGCCGCAGCAGCAGCTGGGCGTAGGTGCGCAGGGCAGCCAGTGGATTGCGCAGCTGATGCACGAGCGTGCGCAGCTGGTCGTTTTGTTGGCTGAGTTCCTGGCGAAGTTGCAGGCATTCCATGTCACGCCCCAGGGCGTGGCTGATGGCGGCGGCACTGCGCCGCATCCGTTGGTCCAGGGTCTGCGTCCAGCTCCGCTGCGGATCCAAGTCCACGCGCAGGGCTCCCAGGATCAGACCGGCATCCTGGAGTGGGTACCAGCGCCGACTCTCGTGCGGCAGGCGCAGGTTCGGGTCTGCTTCGGCAGGGGGGAGCGACCGTTCATTGGCCGACCATTGCCGGATCAGCAGCAAGGGCGGGCCTTGCTGATTTGGTGGCGCACTGACGTACAGCCCCAGATGCTGGATGCCTTCTTTGGCGGTTAGATCAGCCAGCTGTTGATCGGTGAAATCGAAGAATCGATCGGTGAGCTGCATCAGTTCCGGACGATCAATTCAGGTGTTTGGGCAAGCCTGCGCCAAGGGGACTTGAAAAATCTGGGAAAAGTCTTAAGATCCTCTTATCGACCGAGGCGCTGTTCATCATGAACAGACGCCCGCCAGCACTCACAAAGGTTGCAATTGCTCCGCAACCAAAGCTACAGCAGAGGTTGCAGTGTCCTCCGCTGATTTCCGCTTGGGTGTTGGTGTCCTGCCGGTGATTGTGGTGTGTCTGCAATTGCCCTGACGCTTCCCTTGCGTCTGGCGTTTTCGCGCCGACGGCACCTGTTTGTTCTGACGATCCACCCCGTTCTTCCTTTCGTACCGGAGCCCTTCCATGTCCAAGAAGCGCAAGCGCATTAGCCGTCGTCGCCTGGCAGGTCAGCGGGTCCTGGCCCATGTGCCAACCCATCGCCTCGAAACCGGTGAGTACAAGCCGGTAACGGCCGCTCGTCGTTACATCGCTGAGGGCGGACTGGTGCCTCCGGCGTTGCTGAATGTGCGCCGCAATGAGCACACCACCGACCGCTTCTTCTGGGGTGAGAAAGGACTGTTCAGCGCTCAATACGCCGAAGAGAACCATTTCCTCTTCCCCTCATTGCGCACGATTGTTGATTCGATCGGTGAAGACAAGCTGTTCGAGGGGCTCGAGCTTGGCGCTGATGATTGGGAGGAAATGGAGGAGTACGAATACGCCTTCGTTTGATTAGGCGTTCTCCAGAACACTCTCGATAAACGTCAGGATCGGCTGCACCGTCTCATCAGGGATGGTGTGGCCGTTTTTGAACAGAAGTGTCTGACATCGATCGGGCTGCAACTGTGCAGCGATCGATTGCATGGCCTGGAACGGCACCACGGGATCGTCTGAACCATGCATCAGCAACACAGGGGGGTGTTGCTGGGGCGGAGCCCAGTTGGGGTGTGGATAGCCGCTGCAGCTGATCAGCCCTGCGATGGGCAGGGCGCAGCCGCCCTCCAGAGCCATGGCTCCCCCCTGGGAAAAGCCGAACACCACCGTTCGTTCGAGTCCGAGGCCTGAGCTGTGCAGGCTCTGAAGTTGAGCCTTGAGGCTCTCAACGGCCGCGGGCACGGCATCCCACTGGGCTGGGAACAGGCCATACCACTGACGCCCTCCCGGTTGGTCGGGATGAAGCTCAGGAGCCTCCAGGCAAACCACATCAAGGGTCTTGGAGAACTCTCGCGCTAGGCGATCGCCCAGGGGCTTGAGATCCTCTCCGTTGGCTCCCCAGCCGTGGAGCAGCACCAGCCGGCCATCCATGGGGCATGAACATCACTGCTGCGTAGGTTGGCTCACGACCCAGTCACGACCCTTCGATGGCTCCTGTCGCTCTGCTGAGTGTTTCCGATAAGTCCGGGCTGGTGCCCCTGGCGGAGGCCCTACATCGGACCCATGGTTATCAGCTCCTCTCCAGTGGGGGCACGGCCAAGGTGCTCGAGCAGGCCGGCCTTCCGGTAACCCGTGTGTCGGAGCACACCGGGGCTCCAGAAATTCTTGGCGGTCGTGTGAAAACGCTCCATCCAAGGGTTCATGGCGGGATTTTGGCCAAGCGGGGTGACGCGTCCCACCAGGCTGATCTTGAGCAGCAGAACATCGCCCCCATCGATGTGGTGGTGGTCAACCTCTATCCCTTCCGCGAGACGATTGCTCGACCTGACGTCACCTGGGATCAGGCGATCGAGAACATCGACATCGGT
This region includes:
- the cobS gene encoding adenosylcobinamide-GDP ribazoletransferase, translated to MRADCIRRVIPRIVPPWLSDLAGAWIFYTVLPAWPWPQPSFHRIARFAPWMGLLIGALQALLWIVLSRLSWPPAACALCVVALGIQLSGGLHHDGLIDTADGLGAPAERRLEAMEDSRVGASGVLALVMVLLLQVAALIHLGGQAPLGLCLAAFWARVAPLWAMARFDYLRADGTAAFHREHGRPLRDAVPALLVVVLLAGWVGAMPLLLGGVVALVVAQSLGRRLGGHTGDSYGAVLVLTEMITLLGQAMLLPAS
- a CDS encoding sensor histidine kinase KdpD — protein: MQLTDRFFDFTDQQLADLTAKEGIQHLGLYVSAPPNQQGPPLLLIRQWSANERSLPPAEADPNLRLPHESRRWYPLQDAGLILGALRVDLDPQRSWTQTLDQRMRRSAAAISHALGRDMECLQLRQELSQQNDQLRTLVHQLRNPLAALRTYAQLLLRRLEADSSHRPLVEGMLSEQRQLGQYIDVLDGLGQQRLPQQEPVGPTLLPPGPAEGEATMQTLLMPLLERAEATASLQGRPWRGPHVWPQWIDQPSQDGTIAEIVANLLENAFRYSPAGCSVGLCLLPDGLCVWDNGPPIPMGERDLIFERGARGSTGQDRAGTGLGLALARSLAEQQGRKLMLCVEPSTIAPDLPAQGNAFVLSWPAGAWPDPTT
- a CDS encoding DUF3155 domain-containing protein; this encodes MSKKRKRISRRRLAGQRVLAHVPTHRLETGEYKPVTAARRYIAEGGLVPPALLNVRRNEHTTDRFFWGEKGLFSAQYAEENHFLFPSLRTIVDSIGEDKLFEGLELGADDWEEMEEYEYAFV
- a CDS encoding alpha/beta hydrolase — protein: MDGRLVLLHGWGANGEDLKPLGDRLAREFSKTLDVVCLEAPELHPDQPGGRQWYGLFPAQWDAVPAAVESLKAQLQSLHSSGLGLERTVVFGFSQGGAMALEGGCALPIAGLISCSGYPHPNWAPPQQHPPVLLMHGSDDPVVPFQAMQSIAAQLQPDRCQTLLFKNGHTIPDETVQPILTFIESVLENA